A single region of the Mugil cephalus isolate CIBA_MC_2020 chromosome 4, CIBA_Mcephalus_1.1, whole genome shotgun sequence genome encodes:
- the rbck1 gene encoding ranBP-type and C3HC4-type zinc finger-containing protein 1: MASEVAPKVDLKEAEQLASSLSDALSSGDSEEAVKLCKRLSELSVPVCVTINGQVYPQDSIRLKVGVEDAQSDDYVPVTVVVSAGMTIAELKDKINHDFGFHPLLQRWVIGKRLARDRETLYSHGIRESGDQAFLFILSANNAHLTRHQHKLDENQHRLDSIVDSMQTMNLLPRGADGGKRAPPPETNDAPPPLLPRGQNVGRPAVPPKPQLGWACSLCTFMNKPTRPGCEMCGHERPEDYRVPDIYQPDQDEVERLHQEELALLQYEQAKQEEREQNYLYLLATEDQNLILNTVETDCPICFSTLQPGEGIVLRECLHTFCTECLKGTIVNSQDAEVSCPDNCDSKLLDREIKELLTEEEHQRFLELRLSIAESRSEHSFHCQTPNCRGWCIYEDDVNEFQCELCGEANCILCRAIHKDMTCKQYQDDLRIRAENDEAAQKTKQMLEGMLLNGEAMKCPRCDIIVQKKDGCDWICCLMCRTEICWVTKQARWGPNGHGDISGGCRCRVNNQPCHPNCQNCH; the protein is encoded by the exons ATGGCCTCAGAAGTTGCGCCGAAAGTCGATCTGAAAGAAG CGGAGCAGCTTGCGTCCTCCCTCAGTGACGCTCTGAGCAGCGGGGACTCCGAAGAAGCGGTCAAACTGTGCAAGAGGCTGTCTGAGCTCTCCGTGCCGGTGTGCGTCACGATCAACGGTCAGGTGTACCCTCAGGACTCGATAAG GTTAAAGGTCGGCGTGGAGGATGCTCAGTCAGACGACTACGTCCCAGTGACCGTTGTGGTGTCCGCTGGAATGACAATCGCGGAGCTTAAAGACAAG ATCAACCATGACTTTGGGTTCCACCCACTGCTGCAGCGCTGGGTCATCGGGAAGCGGCTGGCTCGTGACCGGGAAACGCTATACAGCCACGGCATCCGCGAGAGCGGGGACCAGGCGTTCCTGTTCATCCTCTCCGCCAATAATGCTCACCTCACCCGGCATCAGCACAAGCTGGACGAGAATCAGCACCGTCTAGACA GTATCGTGGATTCGATGCAGACGATGAACCTTTTGCCCAGAGGAGCTGATGGTGGGAAGAGGGCTCCTCCACCAGAAACCAACGAcgctcctcctccacttcttccGAGAGGCCAGAACGTTGGTAGACCCGCTGTTCCCCCTAAACCTCAG CTGGGCTGGGCCTGTTCATTGTGTACGTTCATGAACAAGCCAACGCGTCCAGGGTGCGAGATGTGCGGGCACGAACGGCCTGAGGATTACCGGGTCCCCGACATCTACCAGCCAGACCAAGACGAGGTCGAACGGCTTCATCAGGAAGAGCTGGCCTTGCTGCAGTATGAGCAG GCCAAGCAGGAGGAGCGAGAGCAGAACTACTTGTACTTGTTGGCAACAGAGGACCAGAATCTTATCCTTAACACCGTGGAGACGGATTGTCCCATTTGTTTCTCTACCCTTCAGCCAGGAGAGGGAATCGTGCTCAGGGAATGTCTGCACACCTTCTGCAC GGAGTGTCTAAAAGGCACAATAGTAAACAGTCAAGACGCTGAGGTGTCTTGTCCTGACAACTGTGACAGCAAGCTACTGGACCGAGAGATCAAAGAG CTGCTCACAGAAGAGGAGCACCAGCGGTTTTTGGAGCTGCGTCTGAGCATCGCCGAAAGCCGCTCCGAACACAGCTTCCACTGCCAGACCCCTAACTGTCGAGGGTGGTGCATCTACGAGGACGACGTCAACGAGTTCCAGTGTGAACTCTGTGGTGAAGCCAACTGCATCCTCTGCAGG GCTATCCACAAAGACATGACTTGCAAGCAATACCAGGATGACCTGCGCATCAGAGCAGAGAACGACGAAGCGGCGCAGAAAACCAAGCAGATGCTAGAG GGCATGCTGCTGAATGGGGAGGCCATGAAATGCCCGCGATGTGACATCATCGTCCAGAAAAAAGATGGCTGCGATTGGATTTGCTGTTTGATGTGCAGGACAGAGATTTGCTGGGTCACCAAACAAGCCCGATGGGGACCAAAT GGCCATGGCGACATATCTGGAGGCTGTAGGTGCCGAGTCAATAACCAGCCATGTCATCCTAACTGCCAAAACTGCCACTGA
- the tbc1d20 gene encoding TBC1 domain family member 20 isoform X3, translating into MTMSSNENTPRRGERMQRSGSVGVPSPVNGKQDSETRRKRKIADITQALSVSPVDVAALRRMAISEGGLLTDEIRCQVWPRLLNVPPHLLDQEPETVERENNKDFNQVLLDVQRSLRRFPPGMPDEQREGLQEELIDIILRVLKRNPQLHYYQGYHDIVVTFLLVLGERLATALVEKLSTHHLRDFMDPTMDNTKHILNYLMPIIERVNPEVHDFMQQAEVGTVFALSWLITWFGHVLSDFRHVVRLYDFFLACHPLMPIYFAAVIVLYREEEVLECECDMAMVHHLLSQIPQDLPYETLISRAGDLFVQFPPSELAREAASHESTAASTFKDFDLASTQQRPDSVLRRRRRQKEAAMESSAVSSVVTVAQPSVARRFVRLAVMGLTVALGAAALAVVNTALEWAPKLDLFP; encoded by the exons ATGACAATGTCGTCTAACGAAAACACAccgagaagaggagaaagaatgcAGAGGTCTGGGAGTGTGGGTGTACCGTCACCGGTGAATGGAAAACAAG ACTCTGAGACGAGACGCAAGAGGAAGATTGCAGACATCACGCAGGCCCTCAGTGTTAGTCCAGTGGATGTAGCAGCCCTGAGGAGGATGGCTATCAGTGAAGGAGGACTGCTGACTGATGAAATACGATGTCAGGTCTGGCCCAGGCTCCTCAACGTCCCCCCTCACCTTTTGGATCAAGAGCCAG AAACAGTAGAGCGGGAAAACAACAAGGACTTCAACCAGGTGTTGCTGGATGTCCAACGCTCTCTGCGGAGGTTCCCACCTG GTATGCCGGATGAGCAGAGAGAGGGTCTTCAGGAAGAGCTCATCGACATCATCCTCAGAGTCCTGAAACGTAATCCCCAGCTGCACTACTACCAAGGATACCATGACATAGTTGTCACCTTTTTATTGGTCCTGGGAGAGCGCCTAGCAACTGCTCTAGTGGAGAAGCTCTCCACGCATCACCTCAG GGACTTTATGGATCCCACCATggacaacacaaaacacattcttAACTACCTGATGCCCATCATTGAAAGGGTCAACCCTGAGGTGCATGACTTCATGCAACA GGCTGAGGTGGGTACAGTCTTTGCTCTCAGCTGGCTTATCACCTGGTTCGGCCACGTGCTGTCAGACTTCCGCCATGTTGTACGGTTGTATGACTTCTTCCTGGCATGCCATCCATTGATGCCCATCTACTTTGCTGCTGTG ATCGTGCTgtacagagaagaagaggtgtTGGAGTGTGAATGTGACATGGCCATGGTTCATCACCTGCTCTCTCAGATTCCCCAAGACCTGCCCTATGAGACGCTCATAAGCCGAGCAGGAGACCTCTTTGTCCAGTTTCCTCCCTCTGAATTGGCTAGAGAGGCTGCTTCACATGAAAG CACGGCGGCCTCTACCTTTAAGGACTTCGACCTCGCGTCCACCCAACAACGGCCAGACTCAGTTCTCCGTCGCCGACGCAGACAAAAAGAAGCTGCAATGGAGAGCTCCGCAGTCAGCTCTGTAGTGACGGTGGCTCAACCTTCAGTGGCGCGACGGTTTGTTCGTTTAGCAGTTATGGGACTGACGGTGGCTTTAGGAGCAGCCGCTCTCGCTGTGGTCAATACTGCCCTGGAGTGGGCCCCAAAACTGGACTTATTTCCATGA
- the tbc1d20 gene encoding TBC1 domain family member 20 isoform X2 → MTMSSNENTPRRGERMQRSGSVGVPSPVNGKQGNSETRRKRKIADITQALSVSPVDVAALRRMAISEGGLLTDEIRCQVWPRLLNVPPHLLDQEPETVERENNKDFNQVLLDVQRSLRRFPPGMPDEQREGLQEELIDIILRVLKRNPQLHYYQGYHDIVVTFLLVLGERLATALVEKLSTHHLRDFMDPTMDNTKHILNYLMPIIERVNPEVHDFMQQAEVGTVFALSWLITWFGHVLSDFRHVVRLYDFFLACHPLMPIYFAAVIVLYREEEVLECECDMAMVHHLLSQIPQDLPYETLISRAGDLFVQFPPSELAREAASHESTAASTFKDFDLASTQQRPDSVLRRRRRQKEAAMESSAVSSVVTVAQPSVARRFVRLAVMGLTVALGAAALAVVNTALEWAPKLDLFP, encoded by the exons ATGACAATGTCGTCTAACGAAAACACAccgagaagaggagaaagaatgcAGAGGTCTGGGAGTGTGGGTGTACCGTCACCGGTGAATGGAAAACAAGGTA ACTCTGAGACGAGACGCAAGAGGAAGATTGCAGACATCACGCAGGCCCTCAGTGTTAGTCCAGTGGATGTAGCAGCCCTGAGGAGGATGGCTATCAGTGAAGGAGGACTGCTGACTGATGAAATACGATGTCAGGTCTGGCCCAGGCTCCTCAACGTCCCCCCTCACCTTTTGGATCAAGAGCCAG AAACAGTAGAGCGGGAAAACAACAAGGACTTCAACCAGGTGTTGCTGGATGTCCAACGCTCTCTGCGGAGGTTCCCACCTG GTATGCCGGATGAGCAGAGAGAGGGTCTTCAGGAAGAGCTCATCGACATCATCCTCAGAGTCCTGAAACGTAATCCCCAGCTGCACTACTACCAAGGATACCATGACATAGTTGTCACCTTTTTATTGGTCCTGGGAGAGCGCCTAGCAACTGCTCTAGTGGAGAAGCTCTCCACGCATCACCTCAG GGACTTTATGGATCCCACCATggacaacacaaaacacattcttAACTACCTGATGCCCATCATTGAAAGGGTCAACCCTGAGGTGCATGACTTCATGCAACA GGCTGAGGTGGGTACAGTCTTTGCTCTCAGCTGGCTTATCACCTGGTTCGGCCACGTGCTGTCAGACTTCCGCCATGTTGTACGGTTGTATGACTTCTTCCTGGCATGCCATCCATTGATGCCCATCTACTTTGCTGCTGTG ATCGTGCTgtacagagaagaagaggtgtTGGAGTGTGAATGTGACATGGCCATGGTTCATCACCTGCTCTCTCAGATTCCCCAAGACCTGCCCTATGAGACGCTCATAAGCCGAGCAGGAGACCTCTTTGTCCAGTTTCCTCCCTCTGAATTGGCTAGAGAGGCTGCTTCACATGAAAG CACGGCGGCCTCTACCTTTAAGGACTTCGACCTCGCGTCCACCCAACAACGGCCAGACTCAGTTCTCCGTCGCCGACGCAGACAAAAAGAAGCTGCAATGGAGAGCTCCGCAGTCAGCTCTGTAGTGACGGTGGCTCAACCTTCAGTGGCGCGACGGTTTGTTCGTTTAGCAGTTATGGGACTGACGGTGGCTTTAGGAGCAGCCGCTCTCGCTGTGGTCAATACTGCCCTGGAGTGGGCCCCAAAACTGGACTTATTTCCATGA
- the tbc1d20 gene encoding TBC1 domain family member 20 isoform X1: MTMSSNENTPRRGERMQRSGSVGVPSPVNGKQVSVSDSETRRKRKIADITQALSVSPVDVAALRRMAISEGGLLTDEIRCQVWPRLLNVPPHLLDQEPETVERENNKDFNQVLLDVQRSLRRFPPGMPDEQREGLQEELIDIILRVLKRNPQLHYYQGYHDIVVTFLLVLGERLATALVEKLSTHHLRDFMDPTMDNTKHILNYLMPIIERVNPEVHDFMQQAEVGTVFALSWLITWFGHVLSDFRHVVRLYDFFLACHPLMPIYFAAVIVLYREEEVLECECDMAMVHHLLSQIPQDLPYETLISRAGDLFVQFPPSELAREAASHESTAASTFKDFDLASTQQRPDSVLRRRRRQKEAAMESSAVSSVVTVAQPSVARRFVRLAVMGLTVALGAAALAVVNTALEWAPKLDLFP, from the exons ATGACAATGTCGTCTAACGAAAACACAccgagaagaggagaaagaatgcAGAGGTCTGGGAGTGTGGGTGTACCGTCACCGGTGAATGGAAAACAAG TTTCTGTCTCAGACTCTGAGACGAGACGCAAGAGGAAGATTGCAGACATCACGCAGGCCCTCAGTGTTAGTCCAGTGGATGTAGCAGCCCTGAGGAGGATGGCTATCAGTGAAGGAGGACTGCTGACTGATGAAATACGATGTCAGGTCTGGCCCAGGCTCCTCAACGTCCCCCCTCACCTTTTGGATCAAGAGCCAG AAACAGTAGAGCGGGAAAACAACAAGGACTTCAACCAGGTGTTGCTGGATGTCCAACGCTCTCTGCGGAGGTTCCCACCTG GTATGCCGGATGAGCAGAGAGAGGGTCTTCAGGAAGAGCTCATCGACATCATCCTCAGAGTCCTGAAACGTAATCCCCAGCTGCACTACTACCAAGGATACCATGACATAGTTGTCACCTTTTTATTGGTCCTGGGAGAGCGCCTAGCAACTGCTCTAGTGGAGAAGCTCTCCACGCATCACCTCAG GGACTTTATGGATCCCACCATggacaacacaaaacacattcttAACTACCTGATGCCCATCATTGAAAGGGTCAACCCTGAGGTGCATGACTTCATGCAACA GGCTGAGGTGGGTACAGTCTTTGCTCTCAGCTGGCTTATCACCTGGTTCGGCCACGTGCTGTCAGACTTCCGCCATGTTGTACGGTTGTATGACTTCTTCCTGGCATGCCATCCATTGATGCCCATCTACTTTGCTGCTGTG ATCGTGCTgtacagagaagaagaggtgtTGGAGTGTGAATGTGACATGGCCATGGTTCATCACCTGCTCTCTCAGATTCCCCAAGACCTGCCCTATGAGACGCTCATAAGCCGAGCAGGAGACCTCTTTGTCCAGTTTCCTCCCTCTGAATTGGCTAGAGAGGCTGCTTCACATGAAAG CACGGCGGCCTCTACCTTTAAGGACTTCGACCTCGCGTCCACCCAACAACGGCCAGACTCAGTTCTCCGTCGCCGACGCAGACAAAAAGAAGCTGCAATGGAGAGCTCCGCAGTCAGCTCTGTAGTGACGGTGGCTCAACCTTCAGTGGCGCGACGGTTTGTTCGTTTAGCAGTTATGGGACTGACGGTGGCTTTAGGAGCAGCCGCTCTCGCTGTGGTCAATACTGCCCTGGAGTGGGCCCCAAAACTGGACTTATTTCCATGA